Genomic window (Pseudomonas hydrolytica):
CCCGCCGGCCAGCCCGCCACGCCAGTGCGGGCCCAACTGCAGAAAGGCCTGGGGGCCGCGACTGAGGGCCAGCACCAGCGCCATCACCACGCCGTTGACGGTGAACAGCCACAACGAATAGCTCAGCGCGTCGCCATTGCTGCGCGCACCCACGGCGTCGCTCAGGGTATAGCCGGCGATAAACAGCGCCGTCATCAGCGCACAGGCCAGCATCGCCCCTCGCGGCGCCTGGTGATGCCCGCCGCGTATCGCCATCAGCCAGATGCCCAGCACCAGGGTCAGCAGCCCCAGCAGTTGCAGGGCATCGAGGCCGTCATGCAGGAGCAGCAGCGACAGCAGGGCGACCATCAGGGGCGAACTGCCGCGAGCGATGGGATAGACCTGACCGAGGTCGCCGTACTGGTAGGCGCGGGCGAGAAAGAAGTTGTAGCCGATGTGCAGCAGCGCCGACAGCGCGATCCAGGGCCAGGCCGAAGCCTGTGGCAGCGCCACCAGCGGCAAGGCGCAGAGCGCCACCAGGCCGGCACCGATCTGGATCAGCGTGGCAGTGAGGAAACGATCCAGACCGATCTTGAGCAGGGCGTTCCAGCCGGCATGCAGGGCAGCGGCGGCGATGACGGCGAGAA
Coding sequences:
- a CDS encoding EamA family transporter, with the protein product METTVFLAVIAAAALHAGWNALLKIGLDRFLTATLIQIGAGLVALCALPLVALPQASAWPWIALSALLHIGYNFFLARAYQYGDLGQVYPIARGSSPLMVALLSLLLLHDGLDALQLLGLLTLVLGIWLMAIRGGHHQAPRGAMLACALMTALFIAGYTLSDAVGARSNGDALSYSLWLFTVNGVVMALVLALSRGPQAFLQLGPHWRGGLAGGAMSMAAYTIVIWAMTQAPVALVSALRETSVLFAVLLGVLLLKEPLRPIRVLACAVIAAGVVVMKLA